The genomic DNA GCTATAGGTCTGCATTTTCTGTTAGAAATTATTGATTCAGTTTTTGTCTACTTTGATTCTCCTCATGGCAGGAAACGTGTGGTCTCTGGAGTTCAGCCGACGGGATCAATTCACTTAGGAAACTATCTCGGAGCTATCAAAAATTGGGTCGCTCTTCaggttctttctcttttctctagTCAGTCAGATAAGCATTACCATTTGCAACATTCATCAAATTTAGATACTATGTTGTAAAGTTGAAGGCTTTTTTAACAAATGGATTCAGTTTATTGTAAAGTTAAGGACTTTAGGAAAAGGATTCAGTTATTATCTTTTCTGGTTGCTACAaaatttatctttctctctttgtttcaggCGTCTTGTGTTTATATTTTTGCAGGATACGTATGAGACACTCTTTTTCATCGTAGACCTTCACGCGGTATAAATTGTCTACCTTTCAAAAGTTTGTTTGGGTATTATTTCTCTTGCAGCCTTTATTTATATCGTTCTTAATCTATGTAGATAACACTTCCATATGATACACAACAACTAGGAAAGGCAACTAGGGATACTGCAGCACTTTATCTAGCATGTGGTATTGACGTTTCTAAGGCTTCGGTATTTGTGCAATCTCACGTCCGCTCTCATCAGGAGTTAATGTGGCTTTTATGTGCATCCACACCTATTGGTTGGCTACAGAAAATGATTCAGTTCAAAGAGAAATCACGCAAAGAGGTGCGTATATGGTTGCTTCTTGGtctataacatttattttatttgcatcattatgTGCTTCAAATAACTAAAAGGGATACCTgcctaaaactttttaaaggtttgttttgatttcttaatgTTACTAGTTATAAAAGATATGCAATCTTCTAATGTTGGGCATAGGAACAGGCAAAACATAGTCAACTTAGTCTTTTTTGCTGCAAAGAGCTGTGTCTTTTAATGTGATAGTAATATACATACAGGATTCTGTTTACTAATTTCATTTTCATCCTTTCTTGGCAGGGGGGTGAGAACGCCAGTGCCGCTTTGTTAATTTATCCTGATCTGATGGCTGCAGATATCCTATTGTATCAGGTGATGCTTTAAAATAATGAGTGTGATCTAcaactttaaaataaagaagaaacacTGGTAAAATAACGATCTTATATAGCTAAGCTCATGCCAGAGTTTTTCGGCCAACTGTCTTTGGGATTGTTTCGTTGTTCAGTAAAAAAGAGCATGTAAATACCTGCTTGTTTATTGCATGTGAGATAACCAATTTGTGATTTGCTTAATTCTTATACTCTGCCGCATCCCACTGTAGTCCGATTTTGTCCCTGTTGGTGAGGACCAGAAGCAACACCTAGAACTTGCCCGCGAAATTGCACAGCGTATGAATAATCTATATGGTGGAAGGAAGTGGAAGAAGCTCGGAGGGTATTATATTTTACTCTGTGCAGTTAGTATGTTGACTATACCATTTAAACAAGTCTTTATGATCTATAATTTCCCCTTCATTCGTATTTCCTCATCCATATAACATTGTTGGATTTCATTTCCAGGCGTGGTGGCTCGCTCTTTAAGGTGAAATTTTCCAAAGGCTTTTTTTCTATTCTCTTTGTGTGGCTTTGTGGGTTTATCTCTGGTTGTTaatcatattcaaatttatCTTGTTTGTAGATACCAGAACCACTCATACCACAAGATGGAGCCCGTGTAATGTCTCTTACTGATGGTCTTTCCAAGGTAAAATGTTATCATTCACAGCTACTGTAAGGTTTCATgtcattgatttttctttctgcATTCAGCAGTTGCATCGCCATaggtaaaataaatgaaaaattggaGAAGGTGAACATAATTCATAAACTctactgaaaaaaatatattgaggTTAACCCTTCATATTCTTTAACATCTGAGAGACTTTTACTACTAGCTAGCCTgtttctttttaagtttctaGATAAGTTAAAGGATTTACACACTTCTGAGTTCTGAGGTTTGCATCCCTAAGTGGTCTGAATAGATTTTGTCGACTTCAGAGGATCATATGAACCAATACAAATTTTGGGCTTTGCTTATTGCTGTAGTCAAATGATTTAGAGGAATTTCCTACTTGTTTCTGAGGTCTTACTGTCATGTAATTTTGTAGATGTCCAAGTCTGCACCTTCTGATCAGTCCCggatcaatctccttgactcaAAAGATGTAAGTAAAATGAAGTCACTGATCTGTAATTCTTTTGAAACAGCAGTTTCTCATTGAGCATGAATATGGTACACCGTTCACCATTTCCATGAACGTTTGAGGcgtcttaatttttctttttgacagcCGCTGCAACAATTTACAATGCCATACAACTCACAACATATTACTCATGTGCCATATGTTCTTAGAGCACATAAAATTATACTTGCCCGGTGATTCATAATGAACACAACGCATTCTTTGTTGAATTCTGTGTCATGTTTGTTGTATGTGTTCTTCTGCTACTAAATCCATTTCTCATCCCTCCTTTTGAAAACTGTGTAGTTGATTGCAGGCAAAATAAAACGGTGCAAGACAGACTCATTTGCAGGGTGAGTGCTAGTTATGTCGTTTAAAATTTCCTTGCAATTGAGAAATCTATATTAAAACTTTCTGTTTCTTGCTGTGTTAACAGCCTTGAGTTTGACAATGCTGAGAGACCTGAATGCAACAATCTCCTTTCAGTATATCAGATTGTTTCGGGCAAGACGAAAGAGGTATGGAAAAAGAGATAATGTCATTTACTCTAAAGATTTTGGTTACAGAGATGATTTCACATGTCATTTACTCACGGAGTGAACACTTTTTTAATCGGTTGCAGGAAGTGAAGGAGGAATGCAAAGATTTGAGCTGGGGTACATTTAAGCCTCTCCTTGCAGATGCTTTGATCGAACATCTTAGTCCAATCCAGGTCTGTGAAGCCAATTTAACCAATCCAATGTCTTCCTTCGAGTTTGTACCATTTTATCTCATGAAATCGTtgaaagaaaaatggagatGTTAGAAGGGCATGTCATATGCAttagttatgaaatatttgcTTTTGTATATGTTTCCGTGTCAGGCCCGGTATCAGGAGATAACAGCTGAACCAGAGTATTTGGACAAAGTATTATCAGAAGGTGCGGACAGAGCGACGGAGTTAGGGGATGTTACAATGCGCAATGTGTACCAAGCTATGGGTTTCTACCCGAGGTGGAGATAGTGCCAATTGATATTTGTGGTCGGCCGTTTTTGAAGTAACAAGAAAAGAGTTACATTTGCGAAATATTTGTTGATTCTTGAGTTTTGATCATTTTTACTTTTTGCAATTACCTTGATCTGTCAAAGTTTATCACACTATGTGATAACCCTATTGATCAACCTTTGCTCAAAACAGATTGCTGCACTCACTATAATTTTCCTCCTTTAGTTCGTATGTATCCACTTTGGCTTTTAGGCTTACAAAAAGCGTCCACCAATAAAAATTAACTGTGTTACACTTCCACAATTTGTTACAGAATCAATACCAGAGAATTCGTTCATCAGTTGAGTGACCAGTTCAATTTTCTAAAGTCACAGTTACTTGCATAAACCAGAGAAAGGGCATATATTCAGATACAATTTGGTGAATAGGGTTGGGTCAAACACGTCCTTCATTAAAAGTCATTATAGATCCATAGATAAAAAAACATTCTTCTATATATCACCTCACCAGACTGAATTACTTAACGAGCAGCAACTAGAAAGCAGGCGATAATTTATGCATAGAGTCGTATAACATTGAAAGATCCCAAATGTCAATACAGAAACAAGAGTGAAGTAACCTGAATAGGCAGACAGATACATTAATTCAGTTGCCCTATTCTATAGTGATCTCACTGGCTTCTTCGAAATCTTGCATCTTTCAGACAAAAGCACAGCTCCGCATCTTACCTGGAGCATTGTATCGAGCAATGCTTGTCTTTTGCATCCCACACTCATTATTTAAGCTCACTCTTCGCAGAGTTTGGTTTTTGGATACTCACAATACCACCATATTCAACAaacacatcatttaaaaaattgttaccattttttcttttcctttcttctttatttttttcttttcctttctaaGCGTCTAGTATTCATAATTAGGTGCACTTACCAATAGTGTCGAGTTCTGAAGCTGTCGTCCAAAGCAAACACTAGGTTGCTCTGAttcttgttatttatttttgtgttttttcttttactttttcttgaCTTCCGGTTGTCGTTGCAATTGCGGAGACCTCTCTCACACTATGGACTTCAAGCTCAACCTCTTGCTGCTATAAAAAGTACCAAAACAAGAGTAAAAAGAGATCATGATTGGCAAAAGGCAGAAATGGGTTGCAAAAACACATGCCTCATCATTGCATTCTGCAAAGATTCTGACCTAGCTCTTGCTTCCAGCTTCCCCATCCCGCTGAACAGAGGATTTGACTAAGGCACAATAAAATTTACAAGTAGAGAAGTCAGAAGTGATCTGGGAAGATAAAAGAACCTAGTTTCAAAAGACAATAAAAAGTATGCAATAATACAAACCAGCCACCAAacgcagaaaataaaactacagACAAAAACCCCTGTAAGGCTGTAACAACCCATAATTACTATGCCCAGCACAATCAAGACATATTTGCCAATTTGTTACGGTTCTTATACCATAATCATCGAACAGGAAAAACTAACCTCATGATCAAAATTCCGCCCACAGTATCCATTCAGCAAAACACCATCAGTAATTTCTCCCGACTTGGTTTCCATCTCAACTTCATAAACATCTTCTTCTAGATTTTGTTGCCTTGGAAGATGTTGAGTGTCAGTGTCATTGATTGATTCAGAGCCCATATCACAAGTTATTTCTTTATTCAGCCCACCTTCACACGCTAGCACAGCACCAGGGTCAGGTCTTACATGTTTTCCTACAGGCCTAGCCAGGTCATGATAACCTTGAACTAGAGTTTTATCATCTACTTCCAAGAATTGCTCGCTACCAGAGTTATGCTCATTTTGAGAATACTCTATAAGTTCAGTGGTTTTACTGATAATTTTTTCAGTCTCAACTTCCACAATAGGAAGACTTCTAACACTGCAAACAAGATCTCCAGTTACTAAGCATTCAGCTCTAGAACCTGGCACAATGCCAATCTGAGGAGTCCCACCAGAAGTGATAGCACTGCTGTCAGGAGAAACTACACCCACACTATGTGGACTACGAGATGCACGCTTCTCATATTTCTCTGGCCTGGTATCCATAGTTTCATTATCGTTCTTTCTCTTCGCATATCTCTCAACAGAGTTGGACAAAGAACCAACGCCCTCCTCACCAGGTACTCTGCATTGTTGATTATGGTGCCTTGGTTGACGAGGCCTTTTATATCCATTTGGGAAAACAAAAGATGGAAGCTGTCGTCTTCGAACATGAAAAACATACACATCCATCCCAGGTCTCCAAAACATATACATGTTTACCTCTTGCCTGAACTCGTCCACTGTTCCACGTATATCAAACTGCTGACATTCTTGGCCACCAAATCCGTCTGCCCTCTGCAAGCCCATGAAAAAGGCACAATGTCGAAACTGCTTGGAAGTGTCCACATACTCATTTGGTTGAGGGTGGCACATTAACATCCCATTTGTGTCTCGTTCTATCTGTATTAATagataaaaaagagaagaagaacccttaattatttatattacgTAAAAAATGGAGAACACACTGAAGACAGGGAAGGTACCTCTTCAACATCAAATTAACATAAGGATATTTATCTACCTTCAAGGTCAGCTGCCTGAACCGTGACTCCACCCAACCTTTCCACGCCAGTAAATCTTCGGCATCTGCAGCTAGTACATCAACCTGAAGGTAGTTTTTATATGCCTCAAAGAACATATATTGCTCAAATAAGGACCTCCAGTGTTGTTTATTTAACTCAATCTCCTGCATATAAAATTACTTAGCAACAGGATTCTGGATAAAGTGTTCATAACAAGATCAGGGGTTTTGCTCCCTAACCTGACAGATCGTGTTACCAAACTGGAATTGCTCTGTCATAACACGAAGAGTGCTTTGAGATACATTGTAACTAGAATTCATGCATGGGTACGCAGGAGTTATTATTGGCATAAGATGATAACGGTCACGATGATTTTTTCGTGGGTCCCAGACAGGAAAGCCaagctcatcttcttctattgTACAAAGCATGACTGGATTTGGCCAGCGCCATTGTGTATATACTCTAAAAAATCGAGAAACCAACATACTAGGAATAGCATTTGGATAAAGTTGGCACAGGCGTGCAACCAGAAGTGCCCAGTTTACACCACCAAGAAATCCAGTAACCTGCTCAATATAACAGAGATTATAAGAGCTTTTATCTAAACATATTTTCAACAGATGTAATATTCAGAAAGACACCACCTTACATTTGAATAGACCCCACGCTTTTTAGCCCAGTACTTTAGGCATCTTAATGTTGTCCGGAAGTGCTACATTTGCACATAACATCAGAGATGACTTACATGATTTGTtagtttataacaaaaaaaaaagaactggcATACAACGACTTTACCTCAGAATTTGGAACGAGTTTAAGAATCTGATCAGCAACCCTACAACCATTAAGACTCCGGACAGTTTGTTCATCCACGTCACACAGCACAGAAGAGTTGGAGATATCCAGATCCTGTTAATAAATCGAATCCAGAAAAACATGGGACCTGATTCAgcaaaacttataaaatttggCGAGAACTCAGCTCAGTACTCATATATAAATCAAGCCTGGTGGTGCTAATATGGCAGTCGCCCATCACCATGTTCACTAAGGCTAACAATATCTAAAAAGAAGTTTCTTTCAGATCTCAACCACCATTGGAGGACGTCTATGAAACTAAATGTGACAAGATGCAATACACGCACTAAAAACCACCAAAcgaagtccaaaaaaaaatagaggtatcATAACCCCCTAGGTTTCAGCAGAAACTGAAAAAGGCTATACTGATGTTACCTGTGGGACAACTAGAAGCGATATGCTAGCATACAGAAGATCAATTGATATTCCTTGAAACTTGAATTTCATAACTGGGACATGGGCATCAGTAACAGGTTGAAGCTCAGTCACTTCTTCCATTTCAGCCAATATACCACGCAAGATAATGAAGAAATCCTCCTGTAAAATTAAACTGTTGGCAACTAAACAACATACCAGACGTTTACATCAGTAAGACGTGATTCAGTAGTTACCTCTCTGTTAACATAAGATGGGCCAACACACAAAGTATCAATATCAGACCCAGGTCCGTGTACCTGCAAGTCAACAATTCAAATAAGCCATAACCTTTCAACAAACAGATAAGATGCAATTGaactttttttatgttaaacttAAAAAGCACTTACTCCAAGTCGGTAAGATCCAAAAGTGAAAATGACAGCATTTGCATCCTCCACCATCTGATCTGTATAGCCTCTCTGCCGAGTTAACTGTTTCACCCAGTGTTTTACAATCTATACAAGACGTTTAAGGAATAAGTTATGTTAGATGGAAAAAGCTAGTATTGTAAACAAAACTGGACCATCATGAAAACACCATTACAACATCGAAAACAAAAGCAGctaaaacagagtaaaacaTCAAACCGCCTATATGTCATTATGAGTTGGCATGGCCATTCAGATAAAAGCCAATAGACATAGAAGGCTAAGACTACACAATTACCAATCATTTTGAAAAGCTGCTAATATAATATTAACCACATAGAACTCTAAGCATTATCAAAGCGCTGAATCACCTGATCAATGCGCACCAGAACTTCCTCTCTTCGCATAGTTTCTTCTCTGTTCTCATAGAGCCCCTCGTCAACCAGGAACTTCCGAAAcagaccccaaaaaaaaaaaaaaaaaaaNATCAGCAAAAACGTATGTTACCTGGAAACAGTTTGTCAtcggaaaaacaaaagaaaaaaaaaaacacaaaagctaCCTTCTCCAGTTCGAAATTACGCTTAACATCAGCCGCACAAGGACCAGCAACGGAAAGTGGTTTCGTGATTCCATAGCTCTTAAGAATAGCTTTTACCTCTGGTGGAGAGGAACCAGAACCATCGTCGGTGCGTTGTTGAGTACTCACCATGACAAAACGCGTAAACACCAGGGAAACCCTAAGCGTTACTAACcaagcacaacaacaacaacagcaccTGATTAAGCACACAGATCATGATCATTTCGGAATCTAACGGAAGAAGTCAAGGAATCATGGCGGAAGGAGAAGAAAGGtggcaaaagagaaaaaaaaaaaaaagtgatgagAGGGGAGCGAGAAAAGCTCAAAAACGAGaatcgaaaaccctaaatcgaaggATATGGAAAGGCCCTCGACTAGAAATTTCAAAGGAGAGTCAAAGAATGAGGAATTAAATAATAAACGGATTAAAATCGATTTGACCAGTTCAAAGGAGGGAGATGGATGGACGAAGCTAGTTT from Camelina sativa cultivar DH55 chromosome 7, Cs, whole genome shotgun sequence includes the following:
- the LOC104703114 gene encoding tryptophan--tRNA ligase, chloroplastic/mitochondrial-like, with amino-acid sequence MGHATTLSQFLILSTSRFSRLGSRTRFLTKPTPLSGSFSPIQVTGQGFRCCCSAAATEDTSPSVKKRVVSGVQPTGSIHLGNYLGAIKNWVALQDTYETLFFIVDLHAITLPYDTQQLGKATRDTAALYLACGIDVSKASVFVQSHVRSHQELMWLLCASTPIGWLQKMIQFKEKSRKEGGENASAALLIYPDLMAADILLYQSDFVPVGEDQKQHLELAREIAQRMNNLYGGRKWKKLGGRGGSLFKIPEPLIPQDGARVMSLTDGLSKMSKSAPSDQSRINLLDSKDLIAGKIKRCKTDSFAGLEFDNAERPECNNLLSVYQIVSGKTKEEVKEECKDLSWGTFKPLLADALIEHLSPIQARYQEITAEPEYLDKVLSEGADRATELGDVTMRNVYQAMGFYPRWR
- the LOC104703115 gene encoding nuclear poly(A) polymerase 2-like isoform X2, with the translated sequence MVSTQQRTDDGSGSSPPEVKAILKSYGITKPLSVAGPCAADVKRNFELEKFLVDEGLYENREETMRREEVLVRIDQIVKHWVKQLTRQRGYTDQMVEDANAVIFTFGSYRLGVHGPGSDIDTLCVGPSYVNREEDFFIILRGILAEMEEVTELQPVTDAHVPVMKFKFQGISIDLLYASISLLVVPQDLDISNSSVLCDVDEQTVRSLNGCRVADQILKLVPNSEHFRTTLRCLKYWAKKRGVYSNVTGFLGGVNWALLVARLCQLYPNAIPSMLVSRFFRVYTQWRWPNPVMLCTIEEDELGFPVWDPRKNHRDRYHLMPIITPAYPCMNSSYNVSQSTLRVMTEQFQFGNTICQEIELNKQHWRSLFEQYMFFEAYKNYLQVDVLAADAEDLLAWKGWVESRFRQLTLKIERDTNGMLMCHPQPNEYVDTSKQFRHCAFFMGLQRADGFGGQECQQFDIRGTVDEFRQEVNMYMFWRPGMDVYVFHVRRRQLPSFVFPNGYKRPRQPRHHNQQCRVPGEEGVGSLSNSVERYAKRKNDNETMDTRPEKYEKRASRSPHSVGVVSPDSSAITSGGTPQIGIVPGSRAECLVTGDLVCSVRSLPIVEVETEKIISKTTELIEYSQNEHNSGSEQFLEVDDKTLVQGYHDLARPVGKHVRPDPGAVLACEGGLNKEITCDMGSESINDTDTQHLPRQQNLEEDVYEVEMETKSGEITDGVLLNGYCGRNFDHESNPLFSGMGKLEARASSKRLSLKSIV
- the LOC104703115 gene encoding nuclear poly(A) polymerase 2-like isoform X1, giving the protein MVSTQQRTDDGSGSSPPEVKAILKSYGITKPLSVAGPCAADVKRNFELEKFLVDEGLYENREETMRREEVLVRIDQIVKHWVKQLTRQRGYTDQMVEDANAVIFTFGSYRLGVHGPGSDIDTLCVGPSYVNREEDFFIILRGILAEMEEVTELQPVTDAHVPVMKFKFQGISIDLLYASISLLVVPQDLDISNSSVLCDVDEQTVRSLNGCRVADQILKLVPNSEHFRTTLRCLKYWAKKRGVYSNVTGFLGGVNWALLVARLCQLYPNAIPSMLVSRFFRVYTQWRWPNPVMLCTIEEDELGFPVWDPRKNHRDRYHLMPIITPAYPCMNSSYNVSQSTLRVMTEQFQFGNTICQEIELNKQHWRSLFEQYMFFEAYKNYLQVDVLAADAEDLLAWKGWVESRFRQLTLKIERDTNGMLMCHPQPNEYVDTSKQFRHCAFFMGLQRADGFGGQECQQFDIRGTVDEFRQEVNMYMFWRPGMDVYVFHVRRRQLPSFVFPNGYKRPRQPRHHNQQCRVPGEEGVGSLSNSVERYAKRKNDNETMDTRPEKYEKRASRSPHSVGVVSPDSSAITSGGTPQIGIVPGSRAECLVTGDLVCSVRSLPIVEVETEKIISKTTELIEYSQNEHNSGSEQFLEVDDKTLVQGYHDLARPVGKHVRPDPGAVLACEGGLNKEITCDMGSESINDTDTQHLPRQQNLEEDVYEVEMETKSGEITDGVLLNGYCGRNFDHESNPLFSGMGKLEARARSESLQNAMMRHVFLQPISAFCQS
- the LOC104703115 gene encoding nuclear poly(A) polymerase 2-like isoform X4 — protein: MVSTQQRTDDGSGSSPPEVKAILKSYGITKPLSVAGPCAADVKRNFELEKFLVDEGLYENREETMRREEVLVRIDQIVKHWVKQLTRQRGYTDQMVEDANAVIFTFGSYRLGVHGPGSDIDTLCVGPSYVNREEDFFIILRGILAEMEEVTELQPVTDAHVPVMKFKFQGISIDLLYASISLLVVPQDLDISNSSVLCDVDEQTVRSLNGCRVADQILKLVPNSEHFRTTLRCLKYWAKKRGVYSNVTGFLGGVNWALLVARLCQLYPNAIPSMLVSRFFRVYTQWRWPNPVMLCTIEEDELGFPVWDPRKNHRDRYHLMPIITPAYPCMNSSYNVSQSTLRVMTEQFQFGNTICQEIELNKQHWRSLFEQYMFFEAYKNYLQVDVLAADAEDLLAWKGWVESRFRQLTLKRADGFGGQECQQFDIRGTVDEFRQEVNMYMFWRPGMDVYVFHVRRRQLPSFVFPNGYKRPRQPRHHNQQCRVPGEEGVGSLSNSVERYAKRKNDNETMDTRPEKYEKRASRSPHSVGVVSPDSSAITSGGTPQIGIVPGSRAECLVTGDLVCSVRSLPIVEVETEKIISKTTELIEYSQNEHNSGSEQFLEVDDKTLVQGYHDLARPVGKHVRPDPGAVLACEGGLNKEITCDMGSESINDTDTQHLPRQQNLEEDVYEVEMETKSGEITDGVLLNGYCGRNFDHESNPLFSGMGKLEARARSESLQNAMMRHVFLQPISAFCQS
- the LOC104703115 gene encoding nuclear poly(A) polymerase 2-like isoform X3, whose amino-acid sequence is MVSTQQRTDDGSGSSPPEVKAILKSYGITKPLSVAGPCAADVKRNFELEKFLVDEGLYENREETMRREEVLVRIDQIVKHWVKQLTRQRGYTDQMVEDANAVIFTFGSYRLGVHGPGSDIDTLCVGPSYVNREEDFFIILRGILAEMEEVTELQPVTDAHVPVMKFKFQGISIDLLYASISLLVVPQDLDISNSSVLCDVDEQTVRSLNGCRVADQILKLVPNSEHFRTTLRCLKYWAKKRGVYSNVTGFLGGVNWALLVARLCQLYPNAIPSMLVSRFFRVYTQWRWPNPVMLCTIEEDELGFPVWDPRKNHRDRYHLMPIITPAYPCMNSSYNVSQSTLRVMTEQFQFGNTICQEIELNKQHWRSLFEQYMFFEAYKNYLQVDVLAADAEDLLAWKGWVESRFRQLTLKIERDTNGMLMCHPQPNEYVDTSKQFRHCAFFMGLQRADGFGGQECQQFDIRGTVDEFRQEVNMYMFWRPGMDVYVFHVRRRQLPSFVFPNGYKRPRQPRHHNQQCRVPGEEGVGSLSNSVERYAKRKNDNETMDTRPEKYEKRASRSPHSVGVVSPDSSAITSGGTPQIGIVPGSRAECLVTGDLVCSVRSLPIVEVETEKIISKTTELIEYSQNEHNSGSEQFLEVDDKTLVQGYHDLARPVGKHVRPDPGAVLACEGGLNKEITCDMGSESINDTDTQHLPRQQNLEEDVYEVEMETKSGEITDGVLLNGYCGRNFDHESNPLFSGMGKLEARASKRLSLKSIV